Below is a genomic region from Bacillota bacterium.
CTGAGGTCCAGCAGGAAGGGTTGATTACCTTGCAGCAGGCCGGGTCGGTGGTCCGCATTGATTGGGCGTATGACAGTGCGGAGGAGGTTGCCCATGTCATCGCTGCAGGCGCGCATCCGGTGCCTGGAGGAGCACCTGCTGGCCCGCAAGCCACTTAGTGGCTACCACGATCTTCCTTTCGCGATCTTGAGGTACGAGCCCGGCGAAGAGTTGCAGTTGCGGCGTGAGGTTCCCTTGCTGGGCAGACGCCTTGAGGAAGCGGGTCGAAGGGTGACTGTCATTTCCCTGACTCAGGTCATGTGGGAATGCCTTGAAATTCACGACGATCTCGAGAGCCTCTTTTCTTCCGAGGGGCTGGCCGGGGTGGACCGGGTTGTCGAGGCTGTGAACAGTCTGATGGAGCGCGGAGAGACTTTCGTTCAGGCCATAGCGGGTAGGTTGCGGGGTCTGGATCCCCAGAAGGACATTGCTTTTCTCGTCGATACCGGCG
It encodes:
- a CDS encoding BREX protein BrxB domain-containing protein — protein: MSSLQARIRCLEEHLLARKPLSGYHDLPFAILRYEPGEELQLRREVPLLGRRLEEAGRRVTVISLTQVMWECLEIHDDLESLFSSEGLAGVDRVVEAVNSLMERGETFVQAIAGRLRGLDPQKDIAFLVDTGGLFPFFRSSAILNRLHGKVAIPTILFYPGRLEGAVGLSFLGVFPPDPTYRPNILCEV